Proteins encoded in a region of the Pocillopora verrucosa isolate sample1 chromosome 11, ASM3666991v2, whole genome shotgun sequence genome:
- the LOC131787338 gene encoding neuropeptide Y receptor type 1-like, which produces MANSSIDVTGLYNSLSPFNITLLILYAIVVVIGVIGNGLVVIIAWKTTSMRTTTNFLLTNVAVADIISLIWCIIPIALSLFAEHPSGILGTYICKFFSGYAMTCVSVSVKLSSLFVLAIERYLAVLKPLEINLRRRQKYIGYRIAFLWIFAIIFSLPGFIYSEYDERMKRCLDPWTIERISTIKWQITITIVLVIICSICLFYCHFQILKGIFITNTVCSAAPAGTKRENLRAKRTLAIVSFTVTAAYIICNAPYVVFEVYLAYTEHEDILNNYKSLYKIYRVLGYILYFNSCLNPFIYAFQSSNYRKNFKRIFFHGEAVLSGGNINLGALRN; this is translated from the coding sequence ATGGCTAATTCTTCGATCGATGTGACAGGCCTCTATAACTCGCTGTCACCGTTTAACATCACCCTATTGATCCTGTATGCGATTGTGGTTGTTATCGGCGTAATAGGCAATGGTTTGGTAGTAATAATCGCTTGGAAAACAACCTCTATGCGCACGACCACCAACTTCTTGCTGACAAACGTGGCTGTTGCTGATATCATCTCATTGATTTGGTGCATTATTCCAATAGCTTTGAGTCTCTTTGCCGAGCATCCAAGTGGGATATTGGGCACGTATATTTGCAAGTTTTTCTCTGGATATGCGATGACTTGTGTTTCAGTTTCTGTCAAGCTCTCCAGTTTATTCGTTTTAGCAATTGAGCGGTACCTCGCAGTTCTCAAGCCTTTGGAAATCAATTTGCGTCGACGTCAGAAATACATTGGTTATCGTATAGCATTTCTCTGGATTTTTGCAATAATATTCTCCTTACCTGGTTTTATCTACAGCGAATACGATGAACGGATGAAAAGATGTTTAGATCCATGGACAATTGAAAGAATTTCGACTATAAAATGGCAAATAACAATTACAATAGTTTTAGTAATCATATGCTCCATTTGTTTGTTCTATTGCCATTTCCAGATACTTAAAGGCATCTTTATTACCAACACTGTCTGTTCCGCTGCACCTGCAGGCacgaaaagggaaaatttgagGGCAAAACGTACTCTTGCCATTGTTTCTTTTACAGTTACAGCAGCCTACATAATTTGTAACGCACCATATGTAGTTTTTGAGGTTTATTTAGCTTATACAGAACACGAAGACATCTTAAATAACTATAAGTCTTTATACAAAATTTATCGAGTTCTTGGCTATATCCTGTACTTTAACTCATGCTTAAATCCATTTATTTACGCTTTTCAGAGCTCTAATTATagaaaaaacttcaaaagaatCTTTTTCCACGGAGAAGCTGTACTGAGCGGTggaaatatcaatttaggggCTCTCcgtaactga
- the LOC131787305 gene encoding carboxypeptidase A2, with amino-acid sequence MASKLHFAVFLSLVMTASAGEKVIRIIPGDSNELDFLSSLEGKQELELDFWKAPHKPGLAVDIHVTDAAYKIVAKLLKEKNIEFQIMIVDVDKLVDDENELQTRSMSFSFDSQYHPLQEIVDELRNFANQHAGIASIFNLGKSYEGREQQAIKLKGRYRPGKKVFFMNCGIHAREWVSPATCMYIIRQIVSKYGRDSSVTEMLDKMDFVIMPVLNVDGYVFTWNPSSRRNRFWRKTRKPNRGSRCIGTDPNRNWDYMWGYPGASSDPCQDSYRGTHAFSEREVKNVANYLETLSRNDQIAGYMDIHAYSQLWMTPWGYTRQPTRDNEELMRVSKAAVTAIRRAGYGTYYRYGPSSVIIYQNSGGSKDYTYGKLKIKYSFALELRDTGRYGFLLPARQIVPTAMETFEGIKTMAREMRV; translated from the exons ATGGCATCAAAATTgcattttgctgtttttctctCCTTGGTTATGACCGCGTCTGCCGG CGAAAAAGTCATTCGCATCATCCCAGGAGACTCAAATGAGCTTGATTTTCTGTCATCTTTGGAAGGCAAACAGGAACTGGAG ctcGATTTCTGGAAGGCTCCTCATAAGCCTGGTCTGGCTGTGGACATTCACGTGACAGATGCCGCGTACAAGATTGTTGCCAAGTTACTTAAGGAAAAGAACATTGAGTTTCAAATTATGATCGTTGACGTCGACAAATTGGTGGACGACGAAAACGAATTGCAAACGCGGAGCATGTCATTCAGCTTTGACAGCCAATATCATCCTTTGCAAGAG ATTGTGGATGAGCTGAGAAACTTTGCAAACCAACATGCAGGAATTGCTTCCATTTTCAATTTGGGAAAATCTTATGAAGGGCGTGAACAGCAGGCAATTAAG TTGAAGGGAAGATATAGACCAGGCAAGAAGGTCTTTTTCATGAACTGTGGGATTCATGCCCGTGAATGGGTATCTCCAGCGACCTGTATGTATATCATCAGACAG ATAGTTTCCAAATACGGTAGAGACAGCAGTGTGACCGAAATGTTGGACAAGATGGATTTCGTTATTATGCCTGTTCTAAATGTCGATGGCTACGTTTTCACTTGGAATCCA AGCAGCCGTAGGAACAGATTCTGGAGAAAGACACGTAAACCCAATAGAGGAAGCAGATGCATCGGAACAGACCCGAACAGGAACTGGGATTACATGTGGGGAT ATCCTGGAGCGAGTTCAGACCCATGTCAAGATTCCTACAGAGGAACACATGCATTTTCCGAAAGAGAAGTGAAGAATGTAGCGAATTACTTAGAGACACTTAGCAGAAATGACCAAATAGCGGGCTATATGGACATTCATGCCTACAGTCAATTATGGATGACCCCCTGGGGATATACTAGACAGCCAACCAGAGACAACGAGGAATTG ATGAGAGTTAGCAAAGCTGCAGTAACAGCCATACGAAGGGCTGGTTATGGAACCTATTACAGATACGGGCCATCTTCCGTCATCATAT ACCAAAATTCTGGAGGCAGCAAGGACTATACGTATGGAAAACTGAAGATCAAATACTCATTTGCCTTAGAATTGAGGGATACGGGACGATATGGTTTTTTATTACCAGCACGTCAGATTGTTCCCACAGCAATGGAGACGTTTGAAGGAATTAAAACGATGGCCAGGGAAATGAGAGTGTAG
- the LOC131787347 gene encoding carboxypeptidase B, translating to MQRTLVFIFLFCVFGKCLCEERANFKGYRVIRATPANEAQLKLLTNLEESGNFEVDFWTHPSHVGAAVDIRVSALQYPRLAKLLESNGIIFTILIPDVQDLLESENPPPARSARAYDYGRYNRLTPMVDELRSLVSSHPNLASLVEEFGTSYEKRTIYAVKISSNPNAGRKTFFINCGIHAREWITPATCMFMINQMLKKYGKDASVTNMVDRLDWVIMPVFNVDGYEFTHTGNRMWRKTMSRNSGSSCLGTDPNRNWNFGWAGVGTSSNPCRDTYHGPRPFSEIEVRNVARYLYKNRRNLIGYMDIHAYSQLWMTPWGYKRAYPKDYTELKRVSDIAVNALYNAGYRTQYRVGPSSIIIYANSGSTKDWAYGILGVRYSFALELRDKGQYGFLLPANQIIPTGLETFAAIKAMGAALKI from the exons ATGCAGCgcactttggtttttatttttctgttttgtgtttttggGAAATGTCTTTGCGAGGAACGAGCAAATTTTAAAGG GTATCGTGTTATTCGAGCTACTCCCGCAAATGAAGCCCAGCTAAAGCTTCTTACGAATCTTGAAGAGTCCGGCAAT TTCGAAGTAGATTTTTGGACTCACCCCTCCCACGTAGGTGCAGCTGTTGATATTCGTGTGAGTGCTTTGCAGTACCCTCGTCTCGCTAAGCTACTGGAGTCTAATGGGATCATATTTACCATTCTTATCCCGGATGTGCAAGACTTGTTGGAAAGTGAGAACCCGCCTCCAGCCCGATCAGCAAGAGCATACGACTATGGTCGTTACAATAGGCTAACTCCG aTGGTAGATGAACTCAGGAGCCTTGTTTCTTCTCATCCAAATTTGGCAAGTTTAGTGGAAGAGTTCGGCACGTCATACGAGAAAAGGACGATTTATGCTGTAAAG ATATCATCCAATCCTAACGCTGGacgcaaaacattttttatcaacTGTGGAATTCATGCTCGCGAGTGGATCACTCCTGCGACTTGTATGTTCATGATAAATCAG ATGCTGAAGAAATATGGCAAAGACGCGTCCGTCACTAACATGGTGGATAGGCTGGATTGGGTGATCATGCCAGTATTTAATGTGGATGGATATGAATTCACTCACACCGGG AATCGAATGTGGAGAAAGACTATGTCTCGAAATAGTGGGTCTAGTTGCTTAGGCACAGACCCCAACCGTAACTGGAACTTCGGATGGGCAG GAGTTGGTACTAGTAGCAACCCATGCAGGGATACCTACCACGGACCACGACCTTTCTCTGAGATCGAAGTCAGGAATGTGGCTCGATATCTTTACAAAAATCGAAGAAACCTGATTGGTTACATGGACATTCATGCTTACAGTCAACTCTGGATGACCCCCTGGGGTTACAAAAGAGCCTACCCAAAAGACTACACGGAGCTG aaaCGTGTCTCTGACATTGCAGTCAACGCACTTTATAATGCTGGATACCGGACGCAATATAGAGTTGGTCCCTCGTCTATTATTATTT ACGCAAATTCAGGATCTACAAAGGACTGGGCATATGGGATCCTTGGCGTGAGGTACTCATTTGCCCTGGAACTGAGAGATAAGGGACAATATGGCTTTTTATTGCCAGCCAATCAGATAATACCAACTGGTCTGGAGACGTTCGCTGCCATCAAGGCAATGGGTGCAGCACTTAAAATCTGA
- the LOC131787346 gene encoding uncharacterized protein gives MIPLWLLPVFILILHPQCSLFRAEGGCPRNENGQQQNWRYAVYERKEKGRALKNHVFSSRIVRSEIECSLTCLRYERCESFNYRDNIVEGPHICELNDQTRLKRSHDVQPRNGFSYYDSELKPCLNVKCQNGGTCHPVLNSIIAPYCCQCHERYAGDLCQHLKGFRFTNGSSGDHVLVSVGLSIQMTSLTVCLRFKATPMQYEVSTPLSYVTSDFTSALQLYTNGTIRIYINDQFSDFPYVPVLDNTWHHVCFTWETAGGNVSLYMDGFLIGKKQSVNPGMVFNSSGSIVIGQLQRLVGGEFHKNESFFGDITDVNMWKAELSISTITRLSQSCYSHMGSLISWYAFRTGTEQFVNETNSNSSECLGLDPHFGYDLEFPRRTNEDYVYGPTLSALSAFTVSLFVSFTDNGDKTYFNYYASGAYNEIFIHERNKEFIVRIKDVKRQHDFVIPPDGTWHHLAITWENTNGSYEIFLDGVTSGSGNELEKGQTIHPNGSVVIGNDKDLNGFQARDAYVGNISLVNLWDYVLPRETILLLSQRCGMESGNEVSWRDFKEGPYHGVVNIKEPSSCQKLQ, from the exons ATGATCCCGCTGTGGCTATTGCCAGTTTTCATCTTGATTCTTCATCCGCAATGCTCGCTGTTCAGAGCAGAGGGAGGATGTCCAAGGAATGAGAATGGACAGCAGCAAAACTGGCGGTATGCGGTCTACGAACGCAAGGAAAAAG GCAGGGCATTGAAGAATCACGTGTTCTCCTCAAGAATTGTTCGATCAGAAATAGAGTGTTCTTTGACATGCTTGCGCTACGAGAGGTGTGAATCGTTTAACTATCGAGACAATATTGTTGAAGGACCACACATTTGCGAATTGAATGACCAGACGAGATTGAAGAGGTCGCATGATGTACAACCAAGAAATGGTTTCTCATATTACGACTCTGAATTG aaACCCTGCTTAAACGTGAAATGCCAAAACGGTGGAACATGCCATCCAGTGTTGAACAGCATAATAGCTCCTTATTGTTGCCAGTGTCACGAACGTTACGCTGGTGATCTTTGCCAACATCTAAAGG GTTTCCGTTTCACCAATGGCAGTTCAGGAGATCATGTGTTAGTTTCAGTCGGCTTAAGCATTCAGATGACGTCATTGACAGTTTGCCTCCGATTTAAAGCCACTCCAATGCAATATGAAGTTAGCACTCCTTTGTCATACGTAACCAGTGATTTCACCAGCGCTTTACAGCTTTACACAAATGGGACCATAAGAATTTACATCAACGATCAATTCAG TGATTTTCCGTATGTCCCTGTTTTGGATAACACCTGGCATCACGTGTGTTTCACGTGGGAAACAGCTGGAGGAAACGTCTCACTCTATATGGACGGCTTTCTGATTGGAAAAAAGCAAAGTGTGAACCCGGGAATGGTTTTCAACAGTTCAGGATCTATAGTGATTGGGCAGTTGCAGAGACTGGTTGGCGGCGAATTTCACAAGAATGAATCTTTCTTCGGAGATATTACGGATGTGAATATGTGGAAAGCTGAGTTGTCAATCAGCACTATAACGAGGCTTTCACAGAGCTGCTATAGTCACATGGGTAGCTTGATAAGCTGGTACGCATTTCGAACTGGGACGGAGCAGTTCGTTAACGAGACAAACAGTAACTCTTCAGAATGTCTGGGGCTTG ATCCCCATTTCGGCTACGATTTGGAATTTCCAAGAAGAACAAACGAAGACTATGTTTACGGCCCGACGCTCTCAGCTTTGTCAGCTTTTACTGTGAGTTTGTTTGTGAGCTTCACAGACAACGGCGACAAAACATACTTCAACTACTACGCTAGTGGAGCttacaatgaaatatttattcatgaaaggaATAAGGAGTTTATAGTTCGAATAAAAGACGTAAAAAG GCAACATGATTTTGTCATTCCACCGGACGGTACCTGGCACCACCTCGCCATTACATGGGAAAATACGAATGGTTCTTATGAAATATTCCTGGATGGTGTGACTTCTGGAAGTGGTAACGAATTGGAAAAGGGACAAACGATTCATCCTAACGGAAGTGTTGTCATTGGAAACGATAAAGACCTAAATGGTTTTCAGGCCAGAGATGCTTATGTGGGAAACATTTCTCTAGTGAATCTGTGGGATTATGTGCTGCCTCGAGAAACTATTTTATTGCTCTCCCAACGCTGTGGAATGGAAAGTGGTAATGAAGTATCCTGGAGGGATTTCAAGGAGGGACCTTATCATGGTGTGGTCAACATCAAGGAACCTTCATCCTGTCAAAAGCTTCAATAA
- the LOC131787337 gene encoding neuromedin-K receptor-like produces the protein MEKFFIDATSLYNSLSPFNVILFILYALMVVIGLIGNCLVVIIVQKTISMRTTTNFLLSNIAVADIISLVWCIIPLATCLFAEHPKGQVGTYICKFFTGYAMTSISVSVKLSSLLIVGVERYRAVLKPLESDYRLEHINYIIGFLWIFAVILALPGFIYSEYDDQLGRCLHPGTIEKTATVKWLITSITVLTAVCSIILFLSYFYILKGIYVNKTVCVESVATRQVNMKAKRKLAITSLTVTVAYIICNAPFLVFEMYTAYTEREKIRNNYETMYTVYRVVGFIMYFNSCLNPFLYAFQSSNYRNNFKRIFLRRIIALRNNSIN, from the coding sequence atggaaaaatttttcatcgaTGCGACAAGTCTATACAACTCGCTGTCACCGTTTAATGTCATTTTATTTATCCTGTATGCGTTAATGGTGGTCATTGGTTTGATAGGCAATTGTTTAGTGGTAATAATCGTTCAGAAAACGATCTCGATGCGCACAACAACCAACTTCTTGTTGTCAAATATAGCTGTGGCTGACATTATCTCTTTGGTCTGGTGCATAATTCCCTTGGCTACTTGCCTCTTTGCTGAACATCCAAAGGGGCAAGTGGGAACGTATATTTGCAAGTTTTTCACAGGATATGCCATGACGAGTATTTCAGTTTCTGTTAAACTCTCCAGTCTACTCATCGTTGGAGTTGAGCGATATCGCGCAGTTCTCAAGCCTTTAGAGAGTGACTACCGCCTGGAGCATATTAACTACATAATAGGCTTTCTCTGGATTTTTGCTGTCATTCTCGCCCTGCCTGGGTTTATTTACAGCGAATATGATGATCAACTTGGAAGATGCTTACATCCTGGGACAATCGAGAAGACGGCCACTGTAAAATGGCTGATTACAAGCATCACGGTCTTGACGGCCGTttgttcaattattttatttttgtcctaTTTCTATATACTTAAAGGCATTTATGTTAACAAAACAGTTTGTGTTGAATCAGTAGCAACGAGACAGGTAAACatgaaagcaaaaagaaaactCGCCATAACTTCTTTGACGGTCACAGTTGCATATATCATCTGCAACGCGCCGTTTTTGGTCTTTGAGATGTATACAGCTTACAccgaaagagaaaaaattaggAATAACTATGAGACTATGTATACAGTTTATCGAGTTGTGGGGTTTATCATGTACTTCAACTCATGTCTAAATCCCTTCCTTTATGCCTTTCAGAGCTCAAACTATAGAAATAACTTCAAAAGGATCTTTCTACGCAGAATAATTGCGTTGCGCAACAACAGTATAAATTAA
- the LOC131787339 gene encoding uncharacterized protein, whose translation MAEISADASRSEIRESPRNTICFFVFGILSLFYDTLTITAAEDVLSGSEIPTAAVSIAMAASVLGLKITAPWFLQKFSYMLKICLSVLLLFVGLIVFVSAPNVHSRLLGIMVMESGISLGEITFLAMTASYQEVTVIALVAGIGVAYLLGPFYYAGLTTWLCIASRTTISTTIPWLLLILITYYILEKKEIDSITKEDAGVEYKQLPSSEKTPLDEAPTSPEHGLSWKEKFSVARQILPYVNFSFLTYFAAYLSTQSIITTLTFSNSSFTPRDHYQYYIICYQVGEFLGRFHIFLLSCTCSKVVPYVRVEETWIFAVVEIAHLMFFIFATWFRFVPHVSIVLIFCATGGFVAGSMYVNSAHTVFKVFPDPKQREFALGLLTIGNDVGQLTAGLVGLHVEPQLKIHCVYDLELDDNCITRHRTEAGWATNMQCSSTTL comes from the exons ATGGCAGAAATATCAGCGGACGCAAGCCGCTCTGAAATTAGAGAAAGTCCCCGAAACACTATCTGTTTTTTCGTATTTGGAATACTTTCATTGTTCTACGATACATTAACCATCACGGCGGCCGAAGATGTCTTATCTGGAAGTGAAATCCCCACTGCTGCTGTCAGCATTGCCATGGCTGCATCGGTTCTTGGTTTAAAAATCACCGCTCCATGGTTCCTTCAAAAGTTTTCTTACATGCTGAAGATCTGCCTGTCGGTGCTGCTTCTTTTTGTAGGATTAATCGTATTTGTATCAGCTCCTAATGTTCACTCAAGGTTGCTCGGTATAATGGTTATGGAATCGGGAATTAGCTTAGGTGAGATAACTTTCCTCGCCATGACTGCCTCCTATCAAGAAGTCACCGTAATTGCACTCGTGGCTGGAATCGGTGTGGCCTACCTACTGGGACCCTTTTATTACGCGG GCCTAACAACGTGGCTGTGCATTGCATCAAGAACGACAATTTCAACAACAATCCCTTGGCTGCTTCTCATCTTAATCACCTACTACATCTTagagaagaaagaaatcgaTTCAATTACGAAAGAAGACGCTGGAGTCGAGTACAAACAGCTGCCCTCAAGCGAAAAGACCCCCTTGGATGAAGCACCTACCTCGCCTGAACATGGCTTATCCtggaaagagaaattttctgtCGCAAGGCAGATTTTGCCGTATGTCAATTTCTCATTTCTCACCTATTTTGCAGCGTACCTCTCAACCCAGTCTATCATTACGACCCTTACCTTTTCAAACTCCTCTTTCACTCCAAGAGACCATTACCAGTACTACATTATATGCTATCAAGTTGGAGAGTTTTTAGGAAGGTTCCATATCTTCCTGCTCTCTTGTACCTGCTCAAAAGTGGTCCCCTATGTGCGAGTCGAGGAAACTTGGATTTTTGCTGTGGTAGAGATAGCACATctcatgtttttcatttttgctacATGGTTTCGTTTCGTGCCGCATGTTTCTATCGTACTAATTTTCTGTGCAACAGGTGGATTTGTGGCTGGATCAATGTATGTTAATTCGGCCCACACCGTCTTTAAGGTCTTCCCAGATCCGAAACAGAGAGAATTTGCATTGGGCTTACTAACCATTGGAAACGATGTGGGACAGTTAACAGCTGGGCTCGTGGGACTTCATGTGGAACCGCAGCTGAAGATTCATTGCGTTTATGACCTGGAGTTAGATGATAATTGTATTACTAGACATCGCACTGAAGCAGGATGGGCGACAAATATGCAATGTAGTTCGACTACATTGTAG